The Lewinellaceae bacterium genome has a segment encoding these proteins:
- a CDS encoding peptidase domain-containing ABC transporter: MKYDRFPFFRQFDAMDCGPTCLKMICKFYGKSFSLHYLREKCYLDREGVSLKGISEAAENLGFRTMAVKVPFGENKNSPGLLGAPLPLIAHWNQNHFIVVYKVTSTKVWLADPTAGKISLKTSEFKKHWISGNGKGVLLILEPGLAFHKNNNVDIPNNGLSFLKTYILPYRRLMIQLLVGLVLSSVFSLIFPFLTQSIVDIGIQNRNIGFIYLVLLGQLMLFFSQTIVSFIQRWILLHIGVRINVNLINDFLIKLMQLPLGFFDTKMTGDLLQRINDHRRIESFLTQSTLSVILSAFNFLVFGIILIIYSIPVFLIFLTSSTLYVFWILFFLKKRKEIDYQTFQQASLNQDSLIEIIQGMPEIKLQGSQQKRRWKWAEIQAKLFRVQISSLSIAQYQDGGALSITQLKDILITFVAAKAVVNGEMTLGMMLAIQYIVGQLNGPLQQFIGFVRSAQDAKISLERLNEIHTFSNEENDSELKSIEIPDGNITIENLSFRYTPIGDWVLKNINLTIPRGKITAIVGTSGSGKTTLLKLLLGFYPPTKGRIRIGCNDLKSIKLKSWRDQCGVVLQDGFIFSDTISNNITESSERINQQKLMDAVTVANIREFIEGLPSGYNTMVGSKGNGISQGQRQRLFIARAVYKAPEFIFLDEATNSLDANNEKVIMENFETFFKERTVIIVAHRLSTVKNADQIIVLQEGKIVETGNHDSLVKKRGEYFLLVKNQLELGN; the protein is encoded by the coding sequence ATGAAATACGATCGATTCCCCTTTTTTCGACAATTCGATGCAATGGATTGTGGCCCGACTTGCTTGAAAATGATTTGTAAATTTTATGGCAAATCATTTAGCCTCCATTACTTGAGGGAAAAATGTTATTTGGATAGGGAAGGTGTAAGTTTAAAAGGGATAAGTGAAGCTGCTGAAAACTTAGGTTTCAGAACGATGGCAGTTAAAGTTCCATTCGGTGAAAATAAAAATTCTCCAGGTTTGTTAGGTGCACCATTGCCTCTAATTGCACATTGGAACCAGAACCATTTTATTGTTGTATATAAAGTTACTAGCACTAAGGTTTGGCTAGCAGATCCAACGGCCGGTAAAATATCGCTTAAGACCTCAGAGTTTAAAAAGCATTGGATTTCAGGAAACGGAAAAGGAGTTCTCCTGATTCTAGAACCAGGATTAGCCTTTCATAAAAACAATAATGTTGATATTCCGAATAACGGCCTATCCTTTCTAAAAACCTACATTCTGCCTTACCGAAGACTCATGATTCAATTATTGGTTGGGTTGGTTCTTAGTTCTGTGTTTTCATTAATTTTCCCTTTTTTAACCCAGTCAATTGTTGATATTGGAATACAGAATCGAAATATCGGCTTTATTTACCTTGTATTGCTTGGTCAACTCATGCTTTTTTTTAGCCAAACAATTGTTAGTTTCATTCAACGGTGGATTCTTTTACATATAGGGGTTAGAATTAATGTTAATTTGATTAATGACTTTCTAATTAAGTTGATGCAATTGCCTCTTGGTTTTTTTGACACTAAAATGACCGGAGATTTACTTCAACGGATTAATGATCACCGAAGGATTGAATCATTTCTTACACAATCAACTTTATCTGTCATTCTTTCAGCATTTAATTTTTTAGTGTTTGGGATTATTTTAATAATTTATTCCATTCCTGTTTTTTTAATTTTTCTTACTTCCTCTACACTATATGTTTTTTGGATATTATTTTTTTTAAAAAAGCGGAAAGAAATAGATTATCAGACTTTCCAACAAGCTTCCTTAAATCAAGATTCTTTGATTGAGATAATCCAAGGGATGCCTGAAATTAAATTGCAAGGAAGTCAACAAAAAAGGCGATGGAAATGGGCAGAAATCCAGGCTAAGTTATTTAGAGTACAAATTAGTTCTTTATCAATAGCCCAGTATCAAGATGGTGGTGCTTTGTCGATTACTCAATTAAAAGACATTTTAATAACCTTTGTTGCAGCGAAAGCTGTGGTCAACGGAGAAATGACCCTAGGTATGATGTTAGCAATACAATATATTGTAGGGCAACTCAATGGACCTTTACAACAATTCATTGGATTTGTTCGGTCAGCTCAAGATGCGAAAATAAGCCTTGAAAGGTTAAATGAAATTCACACATTTTCAAATGAGGAAAACGACTCAGAATTAAAGTCTATTGAAATTCCGGACGGTAATATTACCATAGAAAATCTCTCTTTTCGATATACTCCAATAGGAGATTGGGTGCTTAAAAACATTAACCTTACAATACCAAGAGGCAAAATTACAGCAATTGTCGGCACCAGTGGAAGTGGAAAAACAACATTATTAAAACTATTACTTGGCTTTTATCCACCAACAAAAGGGAGAATCAGAATTGGTTGCAATGATTTAAAAAGCATTAAACTTAAATCTTGGCGAGATCAATGTGGAGTGGTGCTACAGGATGGATTTATTTTTTCAGATACCATTTCCAATAATATCACAGAGAGCAGTGAAAGAATTAATCAACAAAAATTGATGGATGCGGTAACAGTTGCTAATATAAGGGAATTTATTGAAGGTCTACCTAGTGGGTATAACACTATGGTTGGGTCCAAAGGCAATGGAATTAGTCAGGGACAAAGACAAAGGTTGTTTATTGCTAGAGCAGTTTATAAAGCCCCTGAATTTATTTTTCTTGACGAAGCGACTAATTCGTTGGATGCGAATAATGAAAAAGTAATCATGGAGAATTTTGAAACATTTTTTAAAGAAAGAACAGTCATTATTGTTGCTCACAGATTGAGCACAGTTAAAAATGCAGATCAAATAATAGTTCTACAAGAGGGCAAAATTGTTGAAACCGGAAATCATGATTCCCTTGTTAAAAAAAGAGGGGAATATTTTCTTTTAGTTAAGAACCAATTGGAATTAGGGAACTAA
- a CDS encoding LLM class flavin-dependent oxidoreductase: MDFGVTRSDKKASGVLSDLFEIVPIAESLGYNRYWLAEHHTQDVAWNSADMLIGLLAAITDRIRIGVAGKLLYYNNPLQLAHNYNLINFLFNNRIDLGIARGIILPQNLGRLFLCEEDLLYKSPHLELLAKYEKKIELLVSYLNNDFTSLPDLSNSLIPQWNNHPIDLWVLGSSKTSLPFVLKHQMNFCLSTFHQQNNYIEIIKTFKKQYAEKHKKKINPVVAVAGVCAETSKEANEIFKNHPLKNNLFPFIVGSPDEWKEKLFALEKEIEVEEVVILDMCNSIEEKVECLTLLSKSFSLKDQLQ, translated from the coding sequence TTGGATTTTGGAGTAACAAGATCCGACAAAAAAGCTTCCGGGGTTTTATCTGATTTATTTGAGATTGTGCCCATTGCAGAATCATTAGGCTATAATAGATATTGGTTAGCTGAACATCATACTCAAGATGTTGCGTGGAATAGCGCAGACATGCTGATTGGGCTATTAGCTGCCATTACTGATCGGATCAGGATCGGTGTGGCAGGAAAACTCCTATATTACAACAATCCCCTACAATTAGCGCATAACTATAATTTAATTAACTTTTTATTTAATAATCGAATAGATTTGGGTATTGCTAGAGGAATAATTTTACCCCAAAATCTAGGAAGGCTCTTTCTCTGCGAAGAGGATCTCTTATATAAATCCCCCCATTTAGAACTACTTGCAAAGTATGAAAAAAAAATTGAACTCTTAGTTTCTTACCTCAATAATGATTTTACTTCATTGCCAGACCTATCAAATTCTTTAATACCACAATGGAACAACCATCCTATTGACTTATGGGTTTTAGGCTCAAGTAAAACCAGCTTACCTTTTGTACTCAAACATCAAATGAATTTTTGTCTATCAACTTTCCATCAACAAAACAACTACATTGAAATTATAAAAACTTTTAAAAAGCAATATGCTGAAAAACACAAAAAGAAAATAAATCCAGTAGTAGCTGTTGCAGGAGTTTGTGCGGAAACTAGTAAAGAGGCAAATGAAATTTTCAAAAACCACCCACTTAAAAATAACCTTTTCCCATTTATTGTTGGATCCCCAGATGAGTGGAAAGAGAAGCTTTTTGCACTGGAAAAAGAAATTGAGGTTGAGGAAGTAGTGATTTTAGATATGTGCAACAGCATTGAAGAAAAAGTTGAATGCCTTACTCTTTTATCAAAGTCCTTTAGTTTAAAGGATCAACTTCAATAA